The sequence below is a genomic window from Methanosarcinales archaeon.
CGGTTTGATGATGAGGAGGAGGCCGTAAGGCCTCTTCTTTACTCTACCGAAATTGAAGATTTATGCTCGAAAAAGTAAGTATCTACTGATACAATTTTTCTGATCCTTGAATTTAGGCGCACTTTACTGTTAAAATAAAAAGAACTCGAAAATTGAACCAATGCCGTATATATTCTAGAAAAACATAAAATATCATAATATGAGCCTTAATAGAATCACAATTGACCCTGAAGTAATGTCTGGCCAACCTTGCATTAGAGGCTTAAGAATACCAGTACCTTTAGTGTTAAGATTGCTTGCAAGTGGCAAGACAATCCCACAGATATTGGAAGATTATCCAGAGTTAGAAGAAGAAGATATTAGACAAGTGCTTAGTTTTGCTTCTTGGGCTACGTCTGAAAAGACACTTCCGGTGACTGC
It includes:
- a CDS encoding DUF433 domain-containing protein, which encodes MSLNRITIDPEVMSGQPCIRGLRIPVPLVLRLLASGKTIPQILEDYPELEEEDIRQVLSFASWATSEKTLPVTA